Proteins encoded by one window of Massilia sp. NR 4-1:
- the purM gene encoding phosphoribosylformylglycinamidine cyclo-ligase, whose protein sequence is MSQPNVSLSYRDAGVDIDAGDALVEAIKPFAKRTLREGVMGGIGGFGALFEISKKFKEPVLVSGTDGVGTKLKLAFELNRHDTVGIDLVAMSVNDILVQGAEPLFFLDYFACGKLDVAIATDVIKGIALGCERSGCALIGGETAEMPSMYPAGEYDLAGFAVGAVEKSKLIDGSKIAPGDVVLGLASSGAHSNGYSLVRKIIEVAKPDLDADFHGRKLADVLMEPTRIYVKPLLALMESMEVKGLVHITGGGLVENIPRVLADNLTAELDGSSWTMPPLFKWLQEHGGVADAEMHRVFNCGIGMTVIVSADNADAAIAQLSAAGETVSRIGTIRARQEGEHQTIVV, encoded by the coding sequence ATGAGCCAACCTAATGTTTCCCTGTCCTACCGTGACGCCGGCGTCGATATCGACGCGGGTGACGCCTTAGTTGAAGCGATCAAGCCCTTTGCCAAACGCACTCTGCGCGAAGGCGTCATGGGCGGCATCGGCGGTTTCGGCGCGCTGTTCGAGATCAGCAAGAAGTTCAAGGAGCCCGTTCTGGTGTCCGGCACCGACGGCGTGGGCACCAAGCTGAAACTGGCTTTTGAGCTGAACCGCCACGACACCGTGGGCATCGACCTGGTGGCCATGAGCGTCAACGACATCCTGGTGCAGGGCGCCGAGCCGCTGTTCTTCCTCGACTACTTCGCCTGCGGCAAACTCGATGTGGCCATTGCGACCGACGTCATCAAGGGCATCGCCCTCGGTTGCGAACGTTCCGGCTGCGCCCTGATCGGCGGCGAAACGGCCGAAATGCCGAGCATGTACCCGGCCGGCGAATACGACCTGGCCGGCTTCGCCGTCGGCGCGGTGGAAAAATCGAAACTGATCGACGGCAGCAAGATCGCCCCCGGCGACGTGGTGCTGGGCCTGGCCTCGTCCGGCGCCCACTCCAACGGTTATTCGCTGGTGCGCAAGATCATCGAAGTCGCCAAGCCCGACCTGGACGCCGACTTCCACGGCCGCAAGCTGGCCGACGTGCTGATGGAACCGACCCGCATCTACGTCAAGCCGCTGCTGGCGCTGATGGAATCGATGGAAGTCAAAGGCCTGGTGCACATCACCGGCGGTGGCCTGGTGGAAAACATCCCGCGCGTGCTGGCCGATAACCTGACCGCGGAACTGGACGGCTCCTCTTGGACCATGCCGCCGCTGTTCAAATGGCTGCAGGAACATGGTGGCGTGGCCGACGCCGAAATGCACCGCGTTTTCAACTGCGGCATCGGCATGACCGTGATCGTCTCGGCTGACAACGCCGACGCCGCCATCGCCCAGCTGAGCGCCGCCGGCGAAACCGTCAGCCGCATCGGCACCATCCGCGCCCGCCAGGAAGGCGAGCACCAGACCATCGTGGTCTGA
- a CDS encoding 6-phosphofructokinase yields the protein MGSGKILVAQGGGPTAVINQSLVGVALEARRFREVTRVYGAQFGVRGIVNEDFLDLTQETSNNLELVAATPASALGSTRDKPDLKYCEEIFKVLRAHEIEHFFYIGGNDSSDTVRIVSEQARAAGYPLRAIHIPKTIDNDLVGNDHTPGFPSAARFVAQAFAGANLDNASLPGVYVGVVMGRHAGFLTAAAALGKKFSDDGPHLIYLPERVFSLDSFLADVKTMYEKHGRCVIAVSEGIHDASGEPIATLLAKEVERDAHGNVQLSGTGALADLLCDEIRAKLGIKRVRGDTFGYLQRSFIGCVSDVDQREAREVGEKAVQFAMWGGRDGSVAIRRTGFYSVDYDLLPLEAVAGKTRTMEDEFIAASGTDITDAFRLYLRPLLGSGMPDAYRLRPAPVPKILKR from the coding sequence ATGGGATCGGGCAAAATTCTGGTGGCGCAGGGCGGCGGGCCGACCGCCGTCATCAACCAGTCGCTGGTGGGCGTGGCGCTGGAAGCGCGCCGCTTCCGCGAGGTGACGCGGGTGTATGGCGCCCAGTTCGGGGTGCGCGGCATCGTCAACGAAGACTTTCTCGACCTGACCCAGGAAACCAGCAATAACCTGGAACTGGTGGCGGCCACGCCCGCCTCGGCCCTCGGTTCCACGCGCGACAAGCCCGACCTGAAGTATTGCGAAGAGATCTTCAAGGTGCTGCGCGCGCATGAGATCGAGCACTTCTTTTACATCGGCGGCAACGACTCCTCGGACACGGTGCGCATCGTCAGCGAACAGGCGCGCGCGGCCGGCTATCCGCTGCGCGCCATCCACATTCCCAAGACCATCGACAACGACCTGGTGGGCAACGACCACACGCCCGGCTTCCCCTCGGCCGCGCGCTTCGTGGCCCAGGCCTTCGCCGGCGCCAATCTGGACAACGCCTCCCTGCCCGGCGTGTATGTGGGCGTGGTGATGGGCCGCCATGCGGGCTTTCTCACGGCCGCTGCCGCGCTCGGTAAGAAGTTCTCGGACGATGGGCCGCACCTGATCTATCTACCCGAGCGCGTGTTCTCGCTCGACAGCTTCCTGGCCGATGTGAAAACCATGTACGAGAAGCACGGGCGCTGCGTGATCGCGGTGTCGGAAGGCATCCACGACGCCTCGGGCGAACCGATCGCCACCTTGCTGGCCAAGGAAGTCGAGCGCGATGCGCACGGCAATGTGCAGCTCTCGGGCACGGGCGCGCTGGCCGACCTGCTGTGCGACGAGATCCGGGCCAAGCTGGGCATCAAGCGCGTGCGCGGCGACACCTTCGGCTATCTGCAGCGCTCCTTCATCGGCTGCGTGTCGGATGTGGACCAGCGCGAGGCGCGCGAGGTGGGCGAGAAGGCGGTGCAATTCGCCATGTGGGGCGGGCGCGATGGTTCGGTGGCGATCCGCCGCACCGGCTTCTACTCGGTCGATTACGATCTGCTGCCGCTGGAAGCCGTGGCGGGCAAGACGCGCACGATGGAAGATGAATTCATCGCCGCCAGCGGCACCGACATCACCGACGCCTTCCGCCTCTATCTGCGCCCCCTGCTCGGCTCCGGCATGCCCGATGCCTACCGCCTGCGCCCCGCGCCGGTGCCGAAGATTCTCAAGCGCTAG
- a CDS encoding S9 family peptidase — protein MPTHHFPALAAILAAASSLLHGAAAAAPIPIEYFFEQPEFSQALLSPSGKYLAAKVAARGGREGLVVVDLVNNSARKVAQFSDADVGNVHWISEERLLFDTEDKRLGLRDIEYGPGLYAVDRDGQHLRQLADRSGATLRERSIRTLLPWHTFMLEQTGAQDSDYVYVADRKYEWPGVLRREGLLRLNTRTGQSTAVLRPADTEDWLLDYQGEPRLAWAFDKGTAILYLREAADNGWRKLHTFDVYKPGSDAFTPLAFGPDKQLYVRSRQYGDKAAVHVFDSQSGKISKEPLVQLDGFDFSGRLIFGKGKLLGVRHLSEAWETSWIDTAMKKVQDDVDARLPHTINRIDLPARPETDNVLVTAESDRQPPLTYIYTTQAKTFNKVGESYSRIDPARMAPQQFLRYKARDGLEIPALLTLPNGSKGKKLPLLVLVHGGPWARASIWGWNPEAQFLASRGYAVLEPDFRGSTGYGSAHLEAGFKQWGLKMQDDVADGARWAIAQGWADPQRICIGGGSYGGYATLMGLLRDPELFKCGVNWVGVTDIQLMYSGHWSALSDLSERWREYGMPQLIGDPEKDAEQLQATSPLLLAARIRQPLLLAYGGADRRVPIYHGTKFRDAVKAHNKDVEWVEYAEEGHGWALPKNRIDFWGRVEKFLDRNIGAGAKTE, from the coding sequence ATGCCCACCCACCACTTCCCTGCCCTTGCTGCCATCCTGGCTGCCGCAAGCAGCCTGCTTCATGGCGCCGCTGCGGCGGCGCCCATTCCGATCGAATATTTCTTCGAGCAGCCCGAATTCAGCCAAGCCCTGCTCTCGCCCAGCGGCAAATACCTGGCCGCCAAGGTGGCGGCGCGCGGCGGCCGCGAAGGGCTGGTCGTGGTCGACCTGGTCAATAACAGCGCGCGGAAAGTCGCCCAGTTTTCCGATGCGGATGTCGGCAACGTGCACTGGATCAGCGAGGAACGCCTGCTGTTCGATACCGAGGATAAACGGCTGGGGCTGCGCGATATCGAATACGGTCCCGGCCTGTACGCCGTGGACCGCGACGGCCAGCACTTGCGCCAGCTGGCCGACCGCAGCGGCGCCACTTTGCGCGAGCGCAGCATCCGTACCCTGCTGCCCTGGCATACCTTCATGCTGGAGCAAACCGGCGCCCAGGATTCCGATTATGTGTATGTGGCGGACCGCAAATACGAGTGGCCCGGCGTGCTACGCCGCGAAGGTTTGCTGCGCCTGAATACGCGCACGGGCCAGTCCACGGCGGTGCTGCGCCCGGCCGACACGGAAGACTGGCTGCTCGACTACCAGGGCGAGCCGCGCCTGGCCTGGGCGTTCGACAAGGGGACGGCCATTCTGTATTTGCGCGAGGCGGCCGACAATGGCTGGCGCAAGCTGCATACCTTCGATGTGTATAAGCCCGGCAGCGACGCCTTTACACCATTGGCTTTCGGCCCGGACAAGCAGTTGTATGTCCGTTCGCGCCAGTACGGCGACAAGGCGGCCGTACATGTGTTCGATAGCCAGAGCGGCAAGATCAGCAAGGAGCCGCTGGTGCAGCTCGACGGTTTCGATTTCAGCGGCCGCCTCATCTTCGGCAAGGGCAAGCTGCTGGGCGTGCGCCATCTGAGCGAAGCCTGGGAAACCAGCTGGATCGATACCGCCATGAAGAAGGTGCAGGACGATGTCGACGCACGCCTGCCTCACACCATCAACCGCATCGACCTGCCGGCGCGACCGGAAACCGACAATGTACTGGTCACGGCCGAATCCGACCGCCAGCCGCCCCTGACCTATATCTACACCACGCAAGCCAAGACCTTCAACAAAGTGGGCGAAAGCTATAGCCGGATCGATCCGGCGCGCATGGCACCACAGCAGTTCCTGCGCTATAAGGCACGCGACGGGCTGGAAATCCCCGCCCTGCTGACCCTGCCTAACGGCAGCAAAGGCAAGAAGCTGCCTTTGCTGGTCCTCGTTCATGGCGGCCCCTGGGCGCGCGCCAGCATCTGGGGCTGGAATCCGGAAGCCCAGTTTCTCGCCTCGCGCGGCTATGCCGTACTGGAGCCGGATTTCCGCGGCAGCACCGGCTATGGCAGCGCGCATCTGGAAGCCGGTTTCAAGCAGTGGGGTCTGAAAATGCAGGACGATGTGGCCGACGGTGCGCGCTGGGCCATTGCCCAGGGCTGGGCCGATCCGCAACGCATCTGCATCGGCGGCGGCAGCTATGGCGGTTATGCCACGCTAATGGGACTGTTGCGCGATCCGGAGCTGTTCAAATGTGGGGTGAACTGGGTCGGCGTCACCGATATCCAGCTGATGTATAGCGGCCATTGGAGTGCGTTGTCCGACCTCTCCGAGCGCTGGCGGGAATACGGCATGCCGCAGCTGATCGGCGATCCGGAAAAGGATGCTGAGCAGTTGCAAGCCACGTCGCCGCTGCTGCTGGCCGCGCGCATCCGCCAGCCCCTGCTGTTGGCTTATGGCGGCGCCGACCGCCGCGTGCCGATCTACCACGGCACCAAGTTCCGCGACGCGGTGAAAGCGCATAACAAGGATGTCGAATGGGTCGAATACGCGGAAGAAGGCCATGGCTGGGCGCTGCCGAAAAACCGCATCGATTTCTGGGGCCGGGTCGAAAAATTCCTCGACCGGAATATCGGCGCGGGGGCGAAAACGGAGTAA
- a CDS encoding S9 family peptidase: MKIAALLGLVLSISLAAPVAQATPPAAPVPLAAFFDNADFGEAVLSPSGKFLAAKVGGADRREGLAVVDLSQISIQVVARFADADVDHVQWVNEDRLLFDTIDKRIGVGDRRFAPGMFAVDRDGKNFRQLVNRNPGFIQSAGAARLLPWHTYMMGQRGAQNSEYVYVRSQKMDGPGELRYEELLRLNTRNGHVTSFGRPADTRSWMLDDKGEPRLTWGHEKGVQTIYLREPDGEKSSWRKLASFNAYGVAKQGFDPLAFGPDGTLYVVSYHPGNDKKAVHTLDLATGQVSVKPLIELDGFDFSGHLIFGRGKLLGIRYVREARDTLWLDPDMKQMQAEIDAKLPNTVNLLTVPSRPETPNVLVRAYSDRQPAVTLIYNSESKTFNKVGDSRPQIRAAEMGGQRFLRYKARDGLEIPALLTLPNDKEGQKLPLVVLVHGGPWVRGNSWGWDANAQFLASRGYAVLEPEFRGSTGFGARHLQAGFKQWGLKMQDDIADGAKWAIAEGVADAQRICIAGASYGGYATLMGLARNPELFKCGINWVGVTDIQLMYSGHWSAISDLSEQWKEYGMPQLIGDPEKDAEQLKATSPLLLAARIRQPLLLAYGGADQRVPIYHGTKFRDAVKAHNKDVEWVEYAEEGHGWALPKNRIDFWGRVEKFLDRNIGTGASRSDQGQSAPPVK; encoded by the coding sequence ATGAAAATCGCCGCCCTGCTGGGCCTTGTTCTCAGCATTTCCCTGGCGGCGCCGGTGGCCCAGGCTACACCGCCCGCCGCGCCGGTGCCGCTGGCCGCCTTCTTCGACAATGCCGATTTCGGCGAAGCCGTGCTCTCGCCCAGCGGCAAATTCCTGGCAGCCAAGGTCGGCGGCGCCGACCGGCGCGAAGGGCTGGCCGTGGTCGATCTGAGCCAGATCTCGATACAGGTGGTGGCCCGCTTCGCCGACGCCGATGTCGACCACGTGCAATGGGTCAACGAGGACCGGCTGCTGTTCGACACCATCGACAAACGCATCGGCGTGGGCGACCGCCGCTTCGCGCCCGGCATGTTCGCGGTCGACCGCGACGGCAAGAATTTCCGCCAACTGGTCAACCGCAATCCCGGCTTCATCCAGTCGGCCGGCGCGGCGCGCCTGCTGCCCTGGCATACCTATATGATGGGCCAGCGCGGCGCGCAGAATTCCGAATACGTTTATGTGCGCAGCCAGAAAATGGACGGACCGGGCGAACTGCGCTACGAGGAATTGCTGCGCCTGAACACGCGCAACGGCCATGTGACGTCGTTCGGCCGGCCCGCCGATACCCGCAGCTGGATGCTGGACGACAAGGGCGAACCGCGCCTGACCTGGGGCCACGAGAAAGGCGTGCAGACCATTTATCTGCGCGAGCCGGACGGCGAGAAAAGCAGCTGGCGCAAGCTGGCGTCCTTCAATGCCTATGGCGTCGCCAAACAAGGCTTCGATCCGCTCGCCTTCGGCCCGGACGGCACGCTGTATGTGGTCAGCTACCATCCCGGGAACGACAAGAAGGCGGTGCATACCCTGGACCTGGCCACCGGCCAGGTCAGCGTCAAGCCCCTGATCGAACTCGACGGCTTCGATTTTTCCGGCCACCTGATTTTTGGGCGCGGCAAGCTGCTCGGCATCCGCTATGTGCGCGAAGCGCGCGACACGCTGTGGCTGGATCCGGACATGAAGCAGATGCAGGCCGAAATCGACGCCAAGCTGCCGAACACGGTTAATCTGCTGACCGTGCCGAGCCGTCCCGAAACGCCGAATGTGCTGGTGCGCGCCTATTCCGACCGCCAGCCCGCGGTGACCCTGATCTATAACAGCGAGAGCAAGACCTTTAACAAGGTCGGCGACAGCCGCCCCCAGATCCGCGCTGCTGAGATGGGCGGCCAGCGCTTCCTGCGCTACAAGGCGCGCGACGGTCTGGAAATTCCCGCCCTCTTGACCCTGCCCAACGATAAGGAGGGCCAGAAACTGCCGCTGGTGGTGCTGGTACACGGCGGCCCCTGGGTGCGCGGCAACAGCTGGGGCTGGGATGCCAACGCCCAGTTCCTGGCCTCGCGCGGCTATGCCGTGCTGGAACCGGAGTTCCGTGGCAGCACCGGTTTCGGCGCGCGCCACCTACAAGCCGGTTTCAAGCAATGGGGCTTGAAGATGCAGGACGATATCGCCGACGGCGCCAAGTGGGCCATCGCCGAGGGCGTGGCCGATGCGCAGCGCATCTGCATCGCCGGCGCCAGCTATGGCGGCTATGCCACGCTGATGGGCCTGGCGCGCAATCCCGAGCTGTTCAAATGCGGCATCAACTGGGTCGGCGTCACCGACATCCAGCTGATGTACAGCGGCCACTGGAGCGCCATTTCCGACCTGTCGGAACAATGGAAGGAATACGGCATGCCGCAGCTGATCGGCGATCCGGAAAAAGACGCGGAGCAATTGAAAGCCACGTCGCCGCTGCTGCTGGCCGCGCGCATCCGCCAGCCCCTGCTGCTGGCCTATGGCGGCGCCGACCAGCGCGTGCCGATCTACCACGGCACCAAGTTCCGTGACGCGGTGAAAGCGCATAACAAGGATGTCGAATGGGTCGAATACGCGGAAGAAGGCCATGGCTGGGCGCTGCCGAAAAACCGCATCGATTTCTGGGGCCGGGTGGAGAAATTCCTCGACCGGAATATCGGCACGGGGGCCAGCCGCAGCGATCAGGGCCAGAGCGCGCCGCCAGTAAAATAA
- a CDS encoding S9 family peptidase — protein sequence MLSKINVLGPGLRALAFALGLAAGAVVPAAAAAPVPIEAFFANQEFSEARLSPSGNYVAAKASHNGQRMRLIVVDLQNNQAKVVAQFATADIRDFQWISDQRLIFNLTDRNVGQGDATHAPGLFAVDRDGGNYRQLVNRTGRLLSAPGAARMLPWYHAMLPQSGSMDSEYVYVTKHNFQNENADELVFEELLRLNTLTGQTKYVPRPPDSMGWLLDTRGEPRLSVGVEKNLRKIYVRAQGQQEWRQIASFAAVGKSEGSFTPLALTADDKLYVSSTAAGDKAAVHTLDLATGKLSKEPLVLLDGYDFDGYLLFRNDTLIGLRFTSDALGTQWLDPAMQALQEEVDALLPDTVNLLSPPQQADAPNLLVQSYSDRQPVLTYIYHRASKKLNQVGSSRSQIQPQQMAQQQFLRYKAGDGLPIPALLTVPAHAKGQKLPLVVLVHGGPYVRGNSWGWHSDSQFLASRGYAVLEPEFRGSRGFGARHFFAGFKQWGLKMQDDIADGARWAIAQGLVDPQRICIAGASYGGYATLMGLINDPELYKCGVNWVGVTDIKLMYTDTWASHSDFSLFWKRYGMPQMIGDLEKDAEQLKATSPLLQAHRLKQPLLMAYGGSDMRVPQFHGNKFRDAVSATNKDVEWIVYPEEGHGWALPHNRIDFWRRVEKFLDRNIGPASQHNKQPAAAAPKESAP from the coding sequence ATGCTCAGCAAAATCAACGTCCTCGGCCCCGGTTTGCGGGCGCTGGCTTTCGCCCTCGGCCTGGCCGCCGGCGCGGTTGTGCCGGCGGCGGCGGCGGCGCCGGTGCCGATCGAAGCCTTCTTCGCCAATCAGGAGTTCAGCGAAGCCCGCCTCTCGCCCAGCGGCAACTACGTGGCGGCCAAGGCCAGTCATAACGGCCAGCGCATGCGGCTGATCGTGGTCGACCTGCAAAACAATCAGGCCAAGGTCGTGGCCCAGTTTGCCACGGCCGATATCCGGGACTTCCAGTGGATCAGCGACCAGCGCCTGATCTTCAACCTGACCGACCGCAATGTCGGCCAAGGCGATGCGACACATGCGCCTGGCCTGTTCGCGGTCGACCGCGACGGCGGCAATTACCGCCAGCTGGTCAACCGTACCGGCCGCCTCCTAAGCGCGCCCGGGGCGGCGCGGATGCTGCCCTGGTATCACGCCATGCTGCCCCAGAGCGGCAGCATGGATTCGGAATATGTCTACGTCACCAAGCATAATTTTCAGAATGAAAATGCGGACGAATTGGTCTTCGAAGAGCTGCTGCGCCTGAACACGCTCACCGGCCAGACCAAATATGTGCCGCGCCCACCCGATTCCATGGGCTGGCTGCTCGACACCCGGGGCGAGCCCCGGCTTAGCGTCGGCGTGGAAAAAAACCTGAGAAAAATCTATGTGCGCGCGCAAGGCCAGCAGGAGTGGCGCCAGATCGCCAGCTTTGCCGCCGTGGGCAAGAGCGAGGGATCGTTCACCCCGCTGGCCCTGACCGCCGACGACAAGCTGTATGTCAGCAGCACCGCGGCCGGCGACAAGGCCGCCGTGCACACCCTGGACCTGGCCACCGGCAAACTCAGCAAGGAGCCGCTGGTACTGCTGGATGGCTATGACTTCGATGGCTATCTGCTGTTCCGCAATGACACCCTGATCGGCCTGCGCTTTACCAGCGACGCCCTGGGCACGCAGTGGCTGGACCCAGCCATGCAAGCGCTGCAGGAAGAGGTCGACGCCCTGCTGCCGGACACGGTCAATCTGTTGAGTCCGCCACAGCAGGCGGATGCGCCCAATCTGCTGGTGCAGTCCTATTCCGACCGCCAGCCTGTCCTGACCTATATCTACCATCGGGCCAGCAAGAAGCTGAACCAGGTGGGCAGCAGCCGCAGCCAGATCCAGCCGCAGCAGATGGCGCAGCAGCAATTCCTGCGCTACAAGGCAGGCGACGGCCTGCCCATCCCCGCCCTGCTGACCGTTCCCGCCCATGCCAAAGGCCAGAAGCTGCCGCTGGTGGTGCTGGTGCACGGCGGCCCCTATGTGCGCGGCAACAGCTGGGGCTGGCATTCCGATTCGCAATTTCTCGCCTCGCGCGGCTATGCCGTGCTGGAGCCGGAATTTCGCGGCAGCAGGGGCTTTGGCGCGCGCCACTTCTTTGCCGGCTTTAAGCAATGGGGTTTGAAGATGCAGGACGATATCGCCGACGGCGCACGCTGGGCCATCGCCCAGGGCCTGGTCGATCCGCAGCGCATCTGCATCGCCGGCGCCAGCTATGGCGGCTATGCCACACTGATGGGCTTGATCAATGATCCCGAGCTGTACAAGTGCGGCGTCAACTGGGTGGGCGTCACCGACATCAAGCTGATGTACACCGATACCTGGGCCAGCCATTCGGATTTCTCCCTGTTCTGGAAGCGTTATGGCATGCCGCAGATGATCGGCGACCTGGAAAAGGATGCCGAACAATTGAAGGCCACCTCGCCGCTGCTGCAAGCCCATCGCCTGAAACAGCCGCTATTGATGGCCTATGGCGGTTCGGACATGCGCGTGCCCCAGTTCCATGGCAATAAATTCCGCGACGCCGTCAGCGCCACCAACAAGGATGTCGAATGGATCGTGTATCCGGAAGAAGGCCATGGCTGGGCGCTGCCGCACAACCGTATCGATTTCTGGCGCCGGGTCGAAAAATTCCTGGACCGCAATATCGGCCCCGCTTCCCAACACAATAAGCAGCCCGCCGCCGCTGCGCCCAAGGAGTCCGCGCCATGA
- a CDS encoding sodium:solute symporter family protein → MSQPRSYFQRITHYYAVFTLCFAGFLVALAVLEKEGMPRVWIGYLFMVATIVLYALIGVVSRTSKVTEYYVAGRRVPALYNGMATAADWISAASFISLAGGLYHYGFDGLAYIMGWTGGYCLVALLIAPYLRKFGQYTIPDFLAARYGDADNGRLIRMLGVAATIMVSFIYVVAQIYAVGLIASRFTGVDFSVGIFLGLASILVCSFLGGMRAITWTQVAQYIIILVAFLIPVMWMSAKHGGNPVPLVAYGKLLPEISAREAVLKDDSKEREVRAIFRQRAEEYEQRLRALPASWEAGRQEAQRQLDRVKQRNASLAEVRNAERALISYPKNADEAATAWTAARDYNRARARPITPHALPFPGADREQSDIKRNNFLALAFCLMLGTAALPHILMRSYTTPSVHEARQSVFWTLFFILLIYLAIPALAVLVKYDIYHALVGTEFSRLPTWISYWANVDKLHPLVSITDINRDGIVQLAEIAIDADVLVLATPEIAGLPYVISGLVAAGGLAAALSTADGLLLAISNALSHDIYYKIVDPNASTQKRVTISKLLLLAVAFIAAYAASTKPGDILSLVGAAFSLAASTLFPVLVLGVFWPRANRAGAVAAMVGGLGVCIYYMLRTHPVLGEGAAGQWFHIAPISAGIFGVPAGMLVLVVVSLLTPPPGRRSLSLLAHVRAPDEPAPH, encoded by the coding sequence ATGAGCCAGCCGCGCAGCTATTTCCAGCGCATCACGCATTACTACGCGGTCTTCACGCTGTGCTTCGCCGGATTCCTGGTGGCCCTGGCCGTGCTGGAAAAGGAAGGCATGCCGCGCGTCTGGATCGGCTACCTCTTCATGGTCGCCACCATCGTGCTGTATGCATTGATCGGGGTGGTCAGCCGCACCTCCAAGGTGACGGAATACTATGTGGCGGGGCGGCGCGTGCCGGCCCTGTACAACGGCATGGCGACGGCCGCCGACTGGATTTCGGCGGCCAGCTTCATCAGCCTGGCGGGCGGGCTCTACCACTATGGCTTCGACGGTCTGGCCTATATCATGGGTTGGACCGGCGGCTACTGCCTGGTGGCACTGCTGATCGCACCGTATCTGCGCAAATTCGGCCAGTACACGATTCCCGACTTCCTGGCGGCGCGCTACGGCGACGCCGACAACGGCCGCCTGATCCGCATGCTGGGCGTGGCGGCCACCATCATGGTCTCCTTCATCTATGTGGTGGCGCAGATTTACGCCGTGGGCCTGATCGCTTCGCGCTTCACCGGCGTCGATTTCTCGGTCGGCATCTTCCTCGGCCTGGCCAGCATCCTGGTCTGCTCCTTCCTGGGCGGCATGCGCGCCATCACCTGGACCCAGGTGGCGCAGTACATCATCATCCTGGTGGCCTTCCTGATTCCCGTGATGTGGATGTCGGCCAAGCATGGCGGCAATCCGGTGCCGCTGGTGGCCTACGGCAAGCTGCTGCCGGAAATCAGCGCGCGCGAAGCGGTGCTGAAGGACGACAGCAAGGAGCGCGAGGTGCGCGCCATCTTCCGCCAGCGCGCCGAGGAGTATGAGCAGCGCCTGCGCGCCCTGCCCGCCTCCTGGGAAGCGGGCCGCCAGGAAGCCCAGCGCCAGCTCGACCGCGTGAAGCAGCGCAATGCCTCGCTGGCCGAGGTGCGCAATGCCGAGCGCGCGCTGATCTCCTACCCGAAAAATGCCGACGAGGCCGCCACCGCCTGGACCGCCGCGCGCGACTACAACCGCGCCCGCGCCCGTCCGATCACGCCGCATGCCCTGCCCTTCCCCGGCGCCGACCGCGAACAGTCCGACATCAAGCGCAACAACTTCCTGGCCCTGGCCTTCTGCCTGATGCTGGGCACGGCCGCGCTGCCGCACATCCTGATGCGCTCCTACACCACGCCCTCGGTGCACGAGGCGCGCCAGTCGGTGTTCTGGACCCTGTTCTTCATCCTGCTGATCTATCTGGCGATTCCGGCACTGGCGGTGCTGGTCAAATACGATATCTACCACGCCCTGGTGGGCACTGAATTCTCGCGCCTGCCGACCTGGATTTCCTACTGGGCCAATGTGGACAAGCTGCATCCCCTGGTCAGCATCACCGACATCAACCGCGACGGCATCGTGCAGCTGGCTGAAATCGCCATCGACGCCGACGTGCTGGTGCTGGCCACGCCGGAAATCGCCGGCCTGCCCTATGTGATCTCGGGCCTGGTGGCGGCGGGCGGGCTGGCGGCCGCCCTCTCCACCGCCGACGGCTTGCTGCTGGCGATCTCGAATGCGCTGTCGCACGATATCTATTACAAGATCGTCGATCCCAACGCCTCGACCCAGAAGCGGGTGACGATTTCCAAGCTGCTGCTGCTGGCCGTGGCCTTCATCGCCGCCTACGCCGCCTCCACCAAGCCGGGCGACATCCTGTCCCTGGTCGGCGCCGCCTTCTCGCTGGCCGCCTCCACCCTGTTCCCGGTGCTGGTGCTGGGCGTGTTCTGGCCGCGCGCCAACCGCGCCGGGGCGGTGGCGGCCATGGTCGGCGGCCTGGGCGTGTGCATCTATTACATGCTGCGCACCCATCCGGTGCTGGGCGAAGGCGCGGCCGGCCAATGGTTCCATATCGCGCCGATCTCGGCCGGCATCTTCGGCGTGCCGGCCGGCATGCTGGTGCTGGTCGTGGTCAGCCTGCTGACGCCGCCGCCGGGCCGGCGCAGCCTGTCGCTGCTGGCCCATGTGCGCGCACCGGACGAGCCCGCGCCGCATTAG
- a CDS encoding DUF4212 domain-containing protein, whose translation MDDTPRARHWRQTRRLTAVLLLAWLLTGFCAVFFARELSGLTLFGWPLSFYMAAQGASLAYLAIIALYTWRMRRLDRQYAAQVQALEQAR comes from the coding sequence ATGGATGACACGCCGCGCGCGCGCCACTGGCGCCAGACCCGCCGCCTGACCGCCGTGCTCTTGCTGGCCTGGTTGCTGACCGGTTTCTGCGCCGTCTTCTTCGCGCGCGAACTGAGCGGGCTGACGCTGTTCGGCTGGCCGCTCTCCTTCTATATGGCGGCCCAGGGCGCGTCGCTGGCCTACCTGGCCATCATCGCCCTCTACACCTGGCGCATGCGCCGCCTCGACCGCCAGTATGCGGCGCAGGTGCAAGCCCTGGAGCAGGCCCGATGA